The following proteins come from a genomic window of Corynebacterium sp. P4-C1:
- a CDS encoding IS6 family transposase, whose protein sequence is MGIFSGRHFPRDIILWAVRWYCRYGVSYRDLEEMMTERGVPVDHTTIYRWVQKYAPELDKQTRWYRQVPDWQASSWRVDETFIRVGGKWCYFYRAITAGGQTLDFYLSPKRNVAAAKRFLAKALRSNASAGYPRVINTDKAPSLARAIAELKSEGICPPTVEHRQVKYLNNILEGDHGRLKRILGPKGAFKNRTSAYRTLKGMEAMHSLRKGQGTMFAYGQPNPDAVIVNRVVETA, encoded by the coding sequence ATGGGTATCTTCTCCGGTCGTCATTTTCCCCGTGACATCATTCTGTGGGCAGTGCGGTGGTACTGCCGCTACGGGGTGAGCTACCGCGATCTGGAGGAAATGATGACCGAGCGGGGCGTGCCGGTCGATCACACCACGATCTACCGCTGGGTCCAAAAATACGCCCCTGAGCTGGACAAGCAAACACGGTGGTACCGGCAGGTACCTGACTGGCAGGCCAGTTCCTGGCGGGTGGATGAGACCTTTATCCGGGTCGGGGGAAAGTGGTGTTATTTCTATCGGGCGATCACCGCCGGTGGCCAGACCCTGGACTTTTACCTCTCTCCGAAGCGGAACGTGGCCGCAGCGAAGCGTTTCCTGGCCAAGGCCCTCAGATCCAATGCGTCAGCCGGGTATCCCAGAGTGATCAACACCGATAAAGCACCCTCACTAGCCAGGGCAATCGCCGAGTTGAAGTCAGAGGGAATCTGCCCGCCAACAGTGGAACACCGGCAGGTGAAATACCTCAACAACATCCTGGAAGGCGACCATGGTCGGCTGAAGCGGATCCTCGGGCCGAAAGGCGCGTTTAAGAACCGGACATCTGCATATCGGACGTTGAAAGGGATGGAGGCGATGCACTCATTGCGGAAAGGGCAAGGCACGATGTTTGCTTACGGGCAACCGAACCCGGACGCGGTGATCGTCAACCGGGTCGTCGAGACGGCCTGA
- a CDS encoding type II glyceraldehyde-3-phosphate dehydrogenase: MPNKIKVVVNGYGVIGKRVADAVRAQEDMELLGVSDVTTDYRVATAITQGIPVYASTEEAHQEMSAAGYPIAGKLPDLLDNADVVVDCTPSTIGAGNLDLYRTHGVKSVFQGGEKHSLTGHSFVAHANYSSTLGRDTTRVVSCNTTGTVRTLIALQDAGLLSKARGVLVRRATDPWESDHSGIMNTIVPEGRIPSHQGPDAQSVVPDLDVVTMAAKGAHTHNHLHFWTIELTRPAGTEEVLEALKAVPRIAFVRRSDGIVAVNSTVELMRDLGRPRGDMYEVAIWEDILTVQGNELFWTYTVDNQAIVVPENIDAIRALAGTVKDGDESIQRTDRALGVRADFFSPLPNG; the protein is encoded by the coding sequence ATGCCGAATAAAATCAAGGTTGTAGTAAACGGGTACGGTGTCATCGGTAAACGTGTAGCCGACGCGGTGAGAGCCCAGGAGGACATGGAACTCCTCGGGGTCAGCGACGTCACCACCGATTACCGGGTCGCCACCGCCATCACGCAGGGCATCCCGGTCTATGCCTCCACCGAAGAAGCCCACCAAGAGATGAGCGCTGCCGGATATCCCATCGCCGGGAAACTACCGGACCTGCTCGACAACGCGGATGTCGTGGTGGACTGCACCCCGTCCACCATCGGGGCCGGCAACCTCGACCTTTATCGCACCCATGGAGTCAAGTCCGTGTTCCAGGGCGGGGAGAAGCACAGTCTCACCGGCCACTCCTTCGTTGCCCACGCCAACTACAGTTCCACGCTTGGACGCGACACCACCCGCGTGGTCTCCTGCAACACCACCGGCACTGTCCGCACCCTTATCGCACTCCAGGACGCTGGATTGCTGTCCAAAGCGCGGGGGGTGCTTGTCCGCCGGGCCACCGATCCGTGGGAATCCGACCACTCGGGGATCATGAACACCATAGTTCCCGAAGGTCGTATTCCCAGCCATCAAGGCCCAGACGCCCAGTCGGTGGTCCCCGACCTGGATGTGGTGACCATGGCGGCCAAGGGAGCGCACACCCACAACCACCTGCATTTTTGGACCATCGAGCTAACCCGCCCGGCAGGCACAGAAGAGGTTCTCGAAGCGTTGAAGGCAGTGCCGCGGATCGCATTCGTGCGGCGCTCCGATGGAATCGTGGCGGTCAACAGCACCGTCGAATTGATGCGAGATCTAGGCCGGCCACGGGGCGATATGTATGAGGTCGCCATCTGGGAAGATATCCTGACCGTGCAGGGCAATGAGTTGTTCTGGACGTACACGGTCGACAACCAGGCCATCGTCGTCCCCGAGAACATCGACGCAATCCGTGCCCTGGCTGGCACCGTGAAAGACGGTGATGAGTCCATCCAGCGCACCGACCGTGCCCTGGGGGTGCGCGCGGACTTTTTCTCACCTCTGCCCAACGGCTGA